GCCCCTACAAGGGCGGCATCCGCTATCACCCGAACGTCACCCGCGACGAGGTGAAGGCGCTCTCGGGGTGGATGGTCTACAAGACCGCCGTCGTCGACATCCCCTACGGCGGCGGGAAGGGCGGGATCGCCATCGATCCCCGCGAGCACTCCGACGAGGAGATGGAGCGGGTCACTCGGTCGTTCGCGAAGGAACTCCGGCCGTTCATCGGCCCGGACAAGGACATCCCCGCCCCCGACGTGAACACGGGACAGCGGGAGATGAACTGGATCAAGGACACCTACGAGACGCTGGAGAACACGACCGCGCCGGGCGTCATCACCGGGAAGGCCCCCGACAGCGGCGGGAGCGCGGGGCGCGTCGAGGCGACCGGTCGATCGGTCATGCTCACCGCGCGCGAGGCGTTCGAGTACCTCGGCAAGGGGATCGAGGACGCGACGGTCGCCGTCCAGGGCTACGGCAACGCCGGGTCGGTCGCCGCGAAGCTCATCGAGTCCGACCTCGGGGGGAAGATCGTCGCGGTCTCCGACTCCAGCGGCGCGGTCTACAACCCGGAGGGCCTCGACGCGCGGGCGGTCAAGGACTTCAAGGACGAGACCGGGTCGGTGGCCGGGTACGAGGGCGCGAGCGAGGAACTCACCAACGAGGAGTTGCTGACGCTCGACGTGGACCTGCTCGTCCCCGCCGCGCTGGAGAACGCGATCGACGCCGACGTCGCGCGGGACGTCGGGGCCGACGTGATCGTCGAGGCGGCCAACGGCCCCGTCACGCCCGACGCGGACGAGATCCTCACCGAGCGCGACGTCGAGGTGCTCCCCGACATCCTCGCCAACGCGGGCGGCGTCACCGTGAGCTACTTCGAGTGGGTGCAGAACCGCCAGCGCTTCTACTGGACCGAGGAGCGCGTCAACGACGAACTCGAGCGGGTCATCACCGAGGCGTTCGACGCGCTCGTCGAGGCCTACGAGGGGAAGGGAACGCCCAACTTCCGGACCGCCGCCTACGTCGTCGCCATCGAGCGGGTCGTGACGGCGTACGAACA
The Halomarina pelagica DNA segment above includes these coding regions:
- a CDS encoding Glu/Leu/Phe/Val family dehydrogenase encodes the protein MSHAANPFESLQEQIDDAAEYLDVRPDLLERLKHPERILETNLTVELDGGDLGVFKAFRSQFNGDRGPYKGGIRYHPNVTRDEVKALSGWMVYKTAVVDIPYGGGKGGIAIDPREHSDEEMERVTRSFAKELRPFIGPDKDIPAPDVNTGQREMNWIKDTYETLENTTAPGVITGKAPDSGGSAGRVEATGRSVMLTAREAFEYLGKGIEDATVAVQGYGNAGSVAAKLIESDLGGKIVAVSDSSGAVYNPEGLDARAVKDFKDETGSVAGYEGASEELTNEELLTLDVDLLVPAALENAIDADVARDVGADVIVEAANGPVTPDADEILTERDVEVLPDILANAGGVTVSYFEWVQNRQRFYWTEERVNDELERVITEAFDALVEAYEGKGTPNFRTAAYVVAIERVVTAYEQGGTWP